GCTGGCTGATGAAGTGGCCGGCGATGGCGTGACGGTGAACTCCGTGCTTCCCGGATTCACCGCCACCGAGCGTCTCGATGCGTTGGCCAGCGCCACCTCCACGCGTACGGGGCAGAGCCGCGAGTCGGTGTTCGATGGGTGGACCGCGGAAACGCCGGTCGGCCGCCTCGGCCGCCCCGATGAGTTGGCCGCCGTGATAGCTTTCCTCTGTTCCACGCGTGCCGGGTTCATGACCGGGCAGGCCGTGTTGGTGGATGGCGGCGCAGTGCATTCGCTGCTGTAGCCTTCCCCCTTTCTCTTTACCGCAGCGTTCCGACATGAGCCAAATTGCCGAGACCCAGTGGATCTGGCGCGATGGTGCGTTCATCCCGTGGGCGGATGCCACGATCCATGTGCTGAGCCATTCCGTGCAGTTCGGCTCGAGCGCATTCGAAGGTGTCCGTGCGTACAGCACGCCGCGTGGTCCGGCGATCTTCCGGCTGCGCGAGCATCTCACGCGACTGTTGATGTCGTGCAAGATCTATCGCATGGACGTCCCGTACACGATCGACGAGCTCGTCGCCGCGTCGCGTGAACTGATCGTGCGGAACGGTGTGGAGTCATGCTATCTCCGTCCGATGGTCGTGCGCGGCTACGGCACGGCGGGCATGGTGCCCACGGGTGCGCCGATCGAGGTGTACCTCCCCTGCTGGCCGTGGGGCACGTACCTCGGCGCCGGTGCGCTCGAGAACGGCGTGGATGCCTGCATCTCGTCCTGGCATCGCGTGGAGCCGAACACGATTCCCGCGATGGCGAAGATTGCCGGCAACTATCTGAGCGGTCAGCTCATCAAGATGGAAGCGTTGGCCAACGGCTACGCCGAAGGCATCGCGCTGAGCCCGAGCGGCATGGTGAGTGAAGGCTCGGGGCAGAACGTGTTTCTGGTGTCGGGTGGCACGATCGTGACCACGCCGCTCGACGGCACGATCTTGGGCGGCATCACGCGCGACACGATCATGACGCTTGCGCGTGAAGCGGGTATTCCGGTGCGCGAATCACATATCCCGCGCGAGATGTTGTACATGGCCGACGAGGTGTTCTTCACTGGCACCGCGGCGGAGATCACTCCGGTGCGCAGCATCGACAAGATCACGATCGGTGCGGGCAAGCCGGGCGAGGTGAGCACGCTGATGCAGAAGCAGTATCTCGACATCGTGCATGGTCGCGTCGACGATACACACGGCTGGCTGACGTACTGCCGCGACTGATCGCGCGATGGTGATCAACGAGAGCGCACGTGACGTCGGTGTCGCGTGCGCTCTCGTGCGTTTCAGCTGGTGGGGCTTCGACGGCCCGCCACGAGATGCAACAGCGTGAGCAACACGACCGATCCGATGCCGGCGGTGAAGATCACGCCGGCGAGACCCGCAAACGGCGGCGCGACGTCCAGTTCGCGGAAGAGCAGACCACTGGCGAACGCGCCGAGAATGCCGACGATCATGTCGCCAAACAATCCCACGCCCCCGACGATCAGGGCAGCGAGTACGCCGGCGCCGAGTCCCACGAAGAGCCAGGTCAGAAGATCCATTTTGCGGTATCCACGGTAGTATGGTGCACTGGGTTTCATTTCGAACACAGGAAGGTTGTAGTGCGTGACATGCTTTGTGCAAACGAGCTCGACCAATGGCGCTGACGTCGACGATGTATGCGTTCGAAGTGGCGCTCGCCAACGTCGATCGCGGTGTGTACGAGTCGCTCGAATTCCGGATGGCCATGCACCCGTCGGAATC
This region of Gemmatimonas groenlandica genomic DNA includes:
- a CDS encoding GlsB/YeaQ/YmgE family stress response membrane protein, whose product is MDLLTWLFVGLGAGVLAALIVGGVGLFGDMIVGILGAFASGLLFRELDVAPPFAGLAGVIFTAGIGSVVLLTLLHLVAGRRSPTS
- a CDS encoding branched-chain amino acid transaminase yields the protein MSQIAETQWIWRDGAFIPWADATIHVLSHSVQFGSSAFEGVRAYSTPRGPAIFRLREHLTRLLMSCKIYRMDVPYTIDELVAASRELIVRNGVESCYLRPMVVRGYGTAGMVPTGAPIEVYLPCWPWGTYLGAGALENGVDACISSWHRVEPNTIPAMAKIAGNYLSGQLIKMEALANGYAEGIALSPSGMVSEGSGQNVFLVSGGTIVTTPLDGTILGGITRDTIMTLAREAGIPVRESHIPREMLYMADEVFFTGTAAEITPVRSIDKITIGAGKPGEVSTLMQKQYLDIVHGRVDDTHGWLTYCRD